Proteins from a genomic interval of Paenibacillus lentus:
- the rplL gene encoding 50S ribosomal protein L7/L12 produces MSKETILEAIKGMSVLELNDLVKAIEEEFGVTAAAPVVVAGGGGGGAEAAEQSEFDVVLTSAGASKINVIKIVREITGLGLKEAKELVDNAPKPLKEKVGKEEAEAVKAKLEEAGAAVELK; encoded by the coding sequence ATGAGCAAAGAAACAATTTTAGAAGCGATTAAAGGTATGTCCGTTCTTGAACTGAACGACTTGGTTAAAGCAATCGAAGAAGAATTCGGCGTAACTGCAGCAGCTCCGGTTGTTGTAGCTGGCGGTGGCGGCGGCGGTGCTGAAGCTGCTGAGCAATCCGAATTTGATGTAGTCTTGACTAGCGCAGGCGCATCCAAAATCAACGTGATCAAAATCGTTCGCGAAATTACAGGTCTTGGCTTGAAAGAAGCAAAAGAACTTGTAGACAACGCTCCAAAACCACTGAAAGAAAAAGTGGGCAAAGAAGAAGCAGAAGCAGTAAAAGCAAAATTGGAAGAAGCAGGTGCAGCTGTAGAACTGAAATAG
- a CDS encoding class I SAM-dependent methyltransferase, whose protein sequence is MADHYYTNQPSIAHDRKVWDTQLRAHKFRFVSDAGVFAKGGVDYGSRVLIEVMNIPEDAQVLDVGCGYGPIGLTAARLASRGGHVTMIDVNRRAIELAQENASNNKVANVTILESDLFTALGERQFDVILTNPPIRAGKETVHAIFEGAYDRLRDGGALWIVIQKKQGAPSAKQKLEALFGQVDEMTKDKGYRVYRATK, encoded by the coding sequence ATGGCAGATCACTATTATACCAATCAACCATCTATTGCTCATGACCGTAAGGTGTGGGATACCCAACTGCGTGCACACAAGTTCCGTTTCGTCAGTGATGCCGGAGTCTTCGCGAAAGGTGGCGTAGATTACGGAAGCAGGGTGTTGATCGAAGTGATGAATATTCCGGAGGATGCACAGGTACTCGATGTCGGATGCGGCTATGGCCCGATTGGGCTTACGGCGGCTCGACTTGCCAGTCGCGGCGGCCACGTGACGATGATTGATGTCAACCGCCGGGCGATAGAGCTGGCGCAGGAGAATGCAAGTAACAATAAAGTAGCCAATGTTACAATCTTGGAAAGTGATCTGTTTACAGCCTTAGGGGAACGGCAATTTGATGTTATTTTAACTAACCCGCCTATTCGTGCTGGTAAGGAAACCGTTCATGCCATATTTGAAGGAGCTTATGATCGTCTGCGGGATGGTGGTGCTTTGTGGATTGTAATTCAGAAGAAACAGGGAGCGCCTTCAGCTAAGCAGAAGCTGGAAGCATTGTTTGGGCAGGTGGATGAAATGACGAAGGATAAGGGATACAGAGTGTATCGGGCGACAAAATGA
- the rplJ gene encoding 50S ribosomal protein L10, producing the protein MANAKVIQAKQEAVDVVTAKLRESATTVVADYRGLNVTQVTELRKQLREAGVEFQVLKNTLVRRATAAAELTELDEVLTGPTAIAFSADDAVAPAKIISEFAKKYDALKVKGGVVEGRVVGVDQIKALADLPSREGLLSMLLSVLQAPVRNFALAVKAVAEKEEESASA; encoded by the coding sequence TTGGCAAACGCAAAAGTGATTCAAGCAAAGCAGGAAGCCGTTGACGTGGTTACGGCTAAGCTTCGCGAGAGCGCAACGACCGTTGTTGCGGATTACCGCGGACTTAACGTTACTCAAGTTACGGAACTGCGTAAACAGCTTCGAGAAGCTGGCGTGGAATTCCAAGTATTGAAGAATACGCTCGTTCGCCGCGCAACTGCGGCTGCAGAACTTACTGAACTGGACGAAGTGTTGACTGGTCCTACAGCAATCGCGTTCAGTGCTGACGATGCAGTAGCTCCGGCTAAAATCATCAGCGAGTTCGCGAAGAAATACGACGCGCTTAAGGTAAAAGGTGGCGTGGTTGAAGGCCGTGTAGTTGGTGTTGACCAAATCAAAGCGCTCGCGGATCTTCCTTCCCGCGAAGGTCTCCTTTCGATGCTTCTCAGCGTGCTACAAGCTCCAGTTCGCAACTTTGCGCTGGCAGTCAAAGCCGTTGCAGAGAAAGAAGAAGAGAGCGCAAGCGCGTAA